In Geopsychrobacter electrodiphilus DSM 16401, a single window of DNA contains:
- a CDS encoding DUF6178 family protein, whose translation MTKQMVANAFFAPESPRLSAAELNSLSRTERIEVIRNTNGKKKYEMLLNAKDGAQITPKLHPQEIYLTISAIGPEYASELLLMASTEQIITLIDLDCWEGDSLDQKSTLEWLSLLLEAGGDKARETLTEMEPELAALILKQFIKVIAGPEVYDDDDDDRNSHRLEGLYDIDYCNEEAAKVVGGILLAIQQEDEKAWMQLLELVRAELDSVLEEEVFQSRNIRLLDYGFATPAAARRVYARVDPERFKPTSGKQFGLESEGMQSALPLLRLAQPGGLLAEVLVGGITHAVATELCMLANRKMSADLVDLSREESVSASLSQLYAEINLGLEYLARQDVDKASHLFNDCYLQEIFQVGHSLIQKLVDRSKRLLELPVAKLLDGPFKRFIDSLQQNPPQLFCGIRVGDQQRAVEINTLKQLDEINAILKQIEMQQQIASQLMTVDLTQLETFIEGCNIEEATDLTLSDLFLTALANQLLGGDFAPQPLAIPDLVTLHRLVVLDAKLNPQLVAEVRAQLDAQIPGASDFTDYCLEIWHEEFCQLEESDIDPRYLSGLIVRFDT comes from the coding sequence ATGACAAAACAGATGGTTGCCAATGCTTTCTTTGCTCCTGAGTCACCGCGACTTTCTGCGGCAGAGCTGAACAGTTTGTCACGCACCGAACGCATTGAGGTCATTCGCAACACGAACGGCAAGAAAAAGTATGAGATGTTGCTCAATGCAAAGGACGGTGCGCAGATAACCCCAAAACTTCACCCACAAGAGATTTATCTGACGATCAGTGCCATCGGTCCCGAATATGCATCAGAACTCCTGCTGATGGCATCCACGGAACAGATCATCACCTTGATTGATCTTGATTGCTGGGAGGGGGACAGCCTCGATCAAAAGAGCACCCTTGAGTGGTTGAGTCTGCTCCTGGAAGCGGGGGGAGATAAAGCCCGCGAGACCCTCACCGAAATGGAGCCCGAACTGGCGGCTCTTATTCTAAAACAGTTCATCAAAGTCATCGCCGGCCCAGAGGTCTATGACGATGATGATGATGACCGCAACTCCCACCGCCTCGAAGGCCTCTACGACATCGACTACTGCAACGAAGAAGCGGCCAAGGTTGTTGGCGGTATTCTTCTGGCCATCCAACAGGAGGATGAAAAAGCCTGGATGCAACTGCTCGAATTGGTGCGTGCCGAGCTCGACTCAGTCCTTGAAGAAGAAGTATTTCAGTCCCGCAATATCCGCTTGCTCGACTACGGCTTCGCCACTCCGGCCGCAGCTCGTCGAGTCTACGCACGCGTCGACCCTGAACGCTTCAAACCCACCAGTGGCAAACAGTTTGGTCTCGAATCCGAAGGAATGCAAAGTGCACTCCCGCTGCTGCGTCTGGCCCAGCCTGGGGGCCTGCTGGCCGAGGTTCTGGTCGGGGGAATTACCCACGCCGTCGCAACGGAACTCTGCATGCTGGCCAATCGGAAGATGTCGGCAGATCTGGTTGATTTGAGTCGCGAAGAGTCGGTCAGCGCATCTCTGTCACAACTCTACGCCGAGATAAATCTGGGCCTGGAATATCTTGCCAGACAGGATGTCGACAAGGCCAGCCATCTGTTTAATGATTGTTATTTGCAGGAAATTTTCCAGGTCGGACATTCCCTTATCCAGAAGCTGGTTGATCGCAGCAAAAGGCTGCTTGAACTTCCGGTTGCCAAGCTACTCGACGGCCCCTTCAAGCGCTTCATCGATTCACTGCAACAGAACCCACCGCAGCTATTTTGCGGGATTCGGGTCGGGGACCAGCAACGCGCGGTTGAGATCAACACGCTCAAGCAACTCGATGAAATTAACGCGATCCTCAAACAGATCGAAATGCAGCAGCAGATTGCCAGCCAACTGATGACCGTTGATTTAACCCAGCTTGAGACCTTTATCGAAGGGTGCAACATCGAGGAAGCTACAGATCTGACGCTGTCCGATCTGTTCCTGACCGCGCTGGCAAACCAGCTCTTGGGTGGTGATTTTGCTCCTCAACCCCTCGCGATCCCAGATCTTGTTACCCTGCATCGTCTGGTGGTTCTGGATGCCAAACTCAACCCGCAACTGGTGGCAGAGGTCAGAGCTCAGCTCGACGCCCAGATCCCCGGGGCCAGCGATTTTACCGATTATTGTCTGGAGATCTGGCATGAGGAATTCTGCCAACTTGAAGAATCAGACATCGACCCGCGCTATCTGAGCGGTCTGATCGTCAGATTCGACACCTGA
- a CDS encoding ATP-binding protein produces the protein MSLSVPYRSIRSKFSLVIISACIAVILLVSLLFGGIEYVSFRKNSAKELRTLASVLGNPLTKPLLENQPLHAKEVLNALKPNRSIHAGYLFNHKQKPIAQYLDSKYIGFVQKSIVLDFEGQVSPEWQQTEVPILRYGLNSLSIYSPIFYQNKKIGGLYLLSDLSDLDQRLFALALVVVLAGGIAVVFAWRLSDFLQKPISAPILQLVETVHQVSETGNFQLRSKKHSDDEIGQLVDGFNDMLAQIELRDLKISSYQAYLEETVAERTAELNRTIHELEFAKRLADSANQAKSTFLANMTHELRTPLVGVLGMNELLIESNLDSGQRSLAESVDRSGQELLQLINDILDFSKIEGGHLTLETQKVDLLSLVEDVMIGLAGRAYLKGIELVCEVAPAASWIVDADPQRLKQILVNLVGNAIKFTRQGSVCLGLNRLEHGSFIFVVEDTGIGIETEAQTEIFEAFSQVDGSTSRLFGGTGLGLSIVRDLTRMMDGSINVQSAPGEGTVFRVSLPLVPVTPSFIRLQAQDLGRTVLLFEPLSRTRTATLRILLDLGFSAEAVSSTEDLFQRLVTQDYFELIILADDGCAFSPDQTAKIKKRCDKLICLRQKLFPSSHATIGTDILRPLLWKRLLQLGSVWDQTAVTISNAPPEKTAHITPLVDHSGHKGRLLVVDDNMSTRELIGFSLVGSGWRCDAACNAAEAFVAIEKQEYQLILMDINMPGMDGLEATRILRQKGKNTPIYALTAHGDAMILADCSAVGMQGLLRKPFRQQELFNLLSRHVASEDLESVDLKGVRA, from the coding sequence GTGTCTCTTTCTGTTCCGTACCGATCTATTCGTAGCAAATTCTCTCTGGTCATTATATCAGCCTGCATTGCAGTAATTCTTCTGGTAAGTCTTCTCTTCGGGGGCATTGAGTACGTTTCTTTCCGTAAAAACTCCGCTAAAGAGTTGCGGACTCTCGCTTCTGTCCTGGGGAACCCCCTTACAAAACCTTTGTTGGAGAATCAACCGCTCCATGCAAAGGAGGTCTTGAACGCGTTAAAGCCAAATCGTTCCATCCACGCAGGCTATCTTTTTAACCATAAACAGAAACCGATCGCCCAATATCTTGACTCGAAATACATCGGTTTCGTTCAGAAATCCATTGTACTTGATTTTGAAGGGCAGGTCTCCCCGGAATGGCAACAAACTGAAGTTCCGATATTACGTTATGGCTTGAATTCACTAAGTATTTATTCGCCTATTTTTTATCAGAATAAAAAAATTGGTGGACTTTATCTGTTGTCAGACCTTTCAGATCTGGACCAGAGATTGTTTGCTCTTGCCCTGGTTGTTGTTCTTGCAGGGGGCATTGCCGTCGTTTTTGCCTGGCGTCTTTCTGACTTTTTGCAGAAGCCGATATCCGCCCCGATTCTTCAATTGGTAGAGACGGTTCATCAGGTTTCTGAAACGGGAAATTTCCAATTACGCTCAAAAAAGCATTCAGATGATGAGATCGGGCAACTTGTGGATGGCTTTAATGACATGCTTGCCCAGATTGAACTTCGTGATCTGAAAATCTCATCCTATCAAGCCTACCTTGAAGAGACGGTTGCCGAGCGGACTGCTGAACTTAACCGAACGATCCACGAGCTGGAATTTGCAAAAAGACTGGCCGATTCAGCCAATCAGGCGAAATCAACATTTCTCGCTAATATGACTCATGAGTTAAGAACACCGCTGGTTGGTGTATTGGGGATGAATGAATTATTAATCGAGAGCAACCTTGATTCAGGGCAACGATCACTTGCCGAATCAGTGGATCGCTCCGGCCAGGAATTGCTCCAGTTAATTAATGATATTCTCGACTTTTCTAAAATCGAGGGAGGGCATTTAACCCTGGAAACACAAAAGGTTGATTTATTAAGTCTGGTTGAAGACGTCATGATTGGTCTCGCCGGGCGAGCCTATCTAAAAGGGATTGAACTCGTCTGTGAGGTTGCCCCTGCTGCTTCATGGATCGTTGACGCAGATCCACAACGACTCAAACAGATTCTTGTGAACCTCGTCGGGAATGCCATCAAGTTTACCCGGCAGGGGAGCGTCTGCCTTGGTCTGAACCGGCTTGAGCATGGGAGTTTTATTTTTGTTGTCGAGGATACTGGTATCGGCATTGAAACTGAGGCTCAGACCGAGATTTTTGAAGCATTTTCGCAGGTAGATGGTTCGACTTCGCGCCTGTTTGGCGGGACGGGTCTGGGATTGTCAATTGTTCGGGATTTAACACGTATGATGGATGGCAGCATCAACGTCCAGAGTGCTCCGGGGGAGGGGACGGTCTTTCGCGTTTCTCTTCCGCTCGTCCCCGTCACCCCCTCTTTTATCCGTTTGCAGGCACAGGATCTTGGGCGCACTGTTCTTCTGTTTGAGCCTCTATCCAGAACGCGGACAGCGACATTGCGTATCTTGCTCGATCTGGGATTTTCTGCCGAGGCGGTTTCAAGTACTGAAGACCTTTTCCAAAGACTTGTAACTCAGGATTATTTTGAACTGATCATTTTAGCTGATGATGGGTGTGCTTTTAGCCCTGACCAGACAGCAAAGATCAAAAAACGGTGTGACAAACTGATTTGCTTAAGACAAAAACTATTTCCGTCATCACATGCGACCATTGGCACCGACATTCTGCGGCCATTACTCTGGAAACGTTTACTGCAGCTTGGTTCTGTTTGGGACCAGACTGCAGTCACCATCAGTAACGCTCCTCCAGAAAAAACAGCGCACATCACTCCTCTGGTTGATCATTCGGGCCATAAGGGAAGACTTTTGGTCGTTGATGACAATATGTCGACCCGTGAGCTTATAGGTTTTTCTTTAGTCGGCTCCGGATGGCGTTGTGACGCAGCCTGTAATGCGGCAGAGGCGTTTGTTGCCATAGAAAAACAGGAATATCAATTGATCCTCATGGATATCAACATGCCGGGGATGGATGGTCTTGAGGCGACTCGAATTTTGCGTCAGAAGGGGAAGAACACGCCGATTTATGCCCTGACAGCTCACGGTGATGCCATGATTTTAGCCGATTGTTCGGCCGTGGGTATGCAAGGGTTGTTGCGTAAACCTTTTCGGCAGCAGGAACTTTTCAATCTTCTTAGTCGACACGTGGCTTCAGAAGATTTGGAGAGTGTCGATTTGAAAGGAGTGAGGGCTTGA
- a CDS encoding B12-binding domain-containing radical SAM protein — translation MTTIARICFGPTRKCCILAAMRTLLTTLHSKYIHPSLALPCLAAYCGQECGELLIREYTIHQPKENLLAQILACEPDVICFSVYIWNRTLSLELVRALKIARPLLRIVLGGPEVSFEEAVFFDNCPADALICGEGEIPLRQLLSDWQQNRQPATCPGLQLPGMDAGAAGQSLLEPLDQLPSPFAAGLVDLHRGYVYYESSRGCPYCCSFCMSSLETRVRSFSLPRIRQDLALLMGQGIAQIKFVDRTFNYHAERTREIIRYILELNRASRFHFEIGADLLDEETLQLLETVPPEMFQFEIGVQTTSQLTLERIGRKTSLEKLEENVRRLMRRGNIHLHLDLIAGLPGETAQDFYESFERVFRLAPHHLQVELVKLLPGSPLRKQAHEFGIHFDPAPPYTVLRTPDLEFNQLEELRGVGRLLDQTSNSGRFACFMRAVTEQFVAVVDFYRSLQAWWFESGLFEEPLGLRQQFDALYAFCGKLSQSLPLQEALARDFARAGRVVPGRAPAFFDCDLLIAEQQQVKLRVKQELAQVEPGEKLQHFAAAFKTLQPDISRSIVLFFYRSRNGMSPVCYEVFL, via the coding sequence TTGACGACAATCGCGCGAATCTGTTTCGGGCCGACACGAAAATGTTGTATCCTTGCCGCCATGCGCACCCTTCTCACCACCTTACACAGCAAGTATATCCATCCCAGTCTGGCTTTGCCCTGTCTGGCCGCATACTGTGGGCAGGAGTGCGGCGAGCTGCTGATCCGCGAATATACTATCCACCAGCCGAAAGAGAATCTGCTGGCACAGATCCTCGCCTGTGAGCCGGACGTCATCTGTTTTTCGGTCTATATCTGGAACCGAACCCTGAGCCTGGAGTTGGTCAGGGCCTTAAAAATAGCACGTCCGCTGCTGCGGATTGTGCTCGGCGGACCGGAAGTCAGTTTTGAGGAGGCTGTGTTTTTCGATAACTGCCCTGCCGATGCGCTGATCTGCGGCGAGGGAGAGATTCCCCTGCGGCAGCTTTTATCCGACTGGCAACAGAATCGGCAACCGGCGACCTGTCCCGGCCTGCAATTGCCGGGGATGGATGCCGGCGCTGCGGGGCAGAGTCTTCTCGAGCCGCTCGATCAACTTCCATCGCCGTTTGCCGCCGGTCTGGTCGATTTGCATCGCGGCTATGTCTATTATGAAAGCAGCCGCGGTTGTCCTTACTGTTGCAGCTTTTGCATGAGTTCGCTGGAAACCAGGGTGCGTTCATTTTCGCTTCCTCGAATCCGGCAGGATCTGGCTCTGTTGATGGGGCAGGGGATAGCACAGATTAAATTCGTCGATCGCACCTTTAACTATCATGCCGAGCGGACCCGCGAAATCATCCGTTATATCCTAGAACTGAATCGCGCCAGCCGTTTCCACTTTGAGATCGGTGCTGATCTGCTCGATGAAGAGACGCTGCAACTCCTGGAAACAGTACCTCCCGAGATGTTTCAATTTGAAATCGGTGTGCAGACTACCAGTCAGCTCACCCTTGAGCGGATCGGGCGTAAAACCTCGCTGGAAAAGCTGGAAGAAAATGTCCGACGCTTGATGCGGCGCGGGAATATCCACCTGCATCTGGATTTGATCGCTGGGTTGCCGGGGGAGACGGCACAGGATTTTTATGAGTCCTTTGAGCGCGTTTTCAGGCTTGCCCCGCATCATCTGCAGGTTGAACTGGTCAAACTTCTCCCCGGATCACCGCTGCGCAAACAGGCTCACGAGTTTGGGATTCATTTTGACCCTGCTCCACCCTACACCGTGTTACGGACGCCCGATCTGGAGTTCAACCAATTGGAAGAGCTGAGAGGGGTCGGTCGGTTATTGGATCAAACATCAAATTCTGGACGCTTTGCGTGTTTTATGCGGGCTGTGACTGAACAGTTTGTTGCCGTGGTTGACTTTTATCGGAGCCTGCAGGCCTGGTGGTTTGAATCTGGTCTTTTTGAGGAGCCGCTCGGTTTGCGTCAGCAGTTCGATGCCCTTTATGCTTTTTGCGGAAAACTTAGTCAGTCACTGCCCCTGCAAGAAGCGCTGGCGCGTGATTTTGCCCGAGCGGGGCGCGTGGTGCCGGGGAGGGCACCGGCATTTTTTGATTGTGATTTATTAATCGCCGAACAGCAGCAGGTTAAACTACGGGTTAAGCAGGAGCTGGCTCAGGTGGAGCCCGGTGAAAAGCTGCAACACTTTGCGGCCGCTTTTAAAACCCTTCAACCGGATATCTCCCGCAGCATAGTTCTCTTTTTCTATCGCAGCCGCAACGGAATGAGTCCAGTCTGTTATGAGGTTTTTTTGTAA